One segment of Neobacillus endophyticus DNA contains the following:
- a CDS encoding STAS domain-containing protein — MFEYQMVNEGVKTTVQLKGDMDIEITEVMEEEIIPALQTAQEVELNFAAVSFVDSTGIGLLMNLVQHLKEREILVKITHLKEDIYEVFDLLQIPDIIGRDVFS, encoded by the coding sequence GTGTTTGAATATCAAATGGTCAATGAGGGAGTAAAGACCACTGTTCAGTTAAAGGGAGACATGGATATTGAAATCACGGAGGTCATGGAGGAAGAGATCATTCCTGCGTTACAAACAGCACAGGAAGTCGAGCTTAACTTTGCCGCTGTATCATTCGTGGATTCAACCGGAATCGGCTTATTGATGAATCTTGTGCAGCATCTGAAGGAACGAGAAATCTTAGTAAAGATAACGCATTTGAAAGAGGACATATATGAAGTGTTTGACCTGTTGCAAATCCCGGACATCATTGGCAGAGACGTATTTTCTTGA
- a CDS encoding flagellar assembly protein A encodes MSAVITAEGKNIEEAIAKGLAEMGLTESQVEIEVIQNPKKGIFGFGAKPVVVRLTEKIDEQGRSIEELPLPEESLNLTFEEPLQRGAQDLNDQNLEVGKIWVKDGQIYIKDTPAHYPTITPAKEVSLYKNGELVTKTTALMEKDLIEVKLPNELKEPVWSIEMDPLKVTAMLHLEPGFRRSYSLVDQEPSSHLQLEIQVEEEIINPLQLDQIQQKMKDLGIKKGVRILEIQRAMRATEPGTFTIAEGTSPKKGEDGWIEWLVEEELDYTTKLMEDEDLNNRKHIKIPSVYKGQLLGVIHPSKPGTDGVSITGEVIEQEEAETLKIYAGKGVDLIDEGTKVVAIEYGRPSLMSKDGITRVSVIPRSIHSGNILPGLGKMSFHGDMIIQGNIKEGIAVEARADLLVYGTVEQSILKAGGRLIACQNVVNSQLSAGERNQKIIEIINHLRKLSTELKAFIAAVEQIYQSPVFKTSDINKMGLSSMIRILLEKKFKHLPPLIKKITGLVFVADQMQILDPELKEINASLVNGFIQLAPMQFQTPDDISKLVVRIDAASDPAAEMHETNGQIMLPYALNSKIQCNGDVIVAGTGCIHSQIHARGKVVVKGLLRGGEVHADKGAEIHEAGTRGGEITFIRVPQDQSIKINKVIEGTRIQIGNVLYQFEQSEQNVFARVSKEGKLLLS; translated from the coding sequence ATGAGTGCAGTAATTACGGCAGAAGGTAAAAATATAGAAGAAGCCATTGCCAAAGGGTTGGCTGAAATGGGCTTAACCGAGTCCCAAGTAGAGATTGAAGTCATTCAAAACCCAAAGAAGGGGATATTTGGCTTCGGAGCAAAACCGGTTGTTGTCCGATTAACGGAAAAAATAGACGAGCAGGGACGTTCTATTGAGGAACTGCCTTTACCGGAGGAGAGTTTGAATCTAACTTTTGAAGAACCTCTCCAAAGAGGAGCACAGGACTTAAATGATCAGAATCTTGAAGTCGGGAAGATCTGGGTCAAAGATGGACAAATTTATATAAAAGATACTCCTGCTCATTACCCAACCATTACGCCAGCTAAAGAGGTTTCCCTATATAAGAACGGTGAATTGGTAACGAAAACAACGGCTCTTATGGAAAAGGATTTGATAGAGGTTAAACTCCCGAACGAATTGAAAGAGCCTGTCTGGTCCATTGAAATGGACCCTCTAAAAGTGACAGCCATGCTGCACCTTGAACCTGGTTTCCGAAGATCCTACAGTTTGGTGGATCAAGAACCAAGTTCACATCTTCAGCTTGAAATTCAAGTAGAGGAGGAAATCATCAATCCCCTTCAACTGGATCAAATTCAGCAGAAAATGAAGGATTTAGGCATTAAAAAGGGTGTTCGTATTTTAGAAATTCAACGTGCCATGCGAGCTACAGAACCTGGTACCTTCACGATAGCAGAAGGGACGAGCCCAAAAAAAGGGGAGGATGGCTGGATCGAGTGGTTAGTAGAAGAGGAATTGGATTACACAACGAAATTAATGGAAGATGAAGATCTAAATAACCGTAAGCATATAAAAATCCCGAGTGTTTACAAAGGGCAGCTACTTGGGGTTATTCATCCATCAAAGCCAGGAACAGATGGGGTGTCGATAACTGGGGAAGTAATTGAGCAAGAGGAAGCAGAAACATTAAAAATCTATGCGGGCAAAGGGGTCGATCTGATTGACGAAGGGACAAAAGTTGTCGCCATTGAGTACGGCAGGCCTTCACTGATGTCAAAAGATGGGATCACCAGAGTGTCTGTTATTCCTAGATCTATTCACTCAGGAAATATTCTTCCGGGACTGGGAAAAATGTCTTTTCATGGAGACATGATCATCCAAGGGAATATAAAAGAAGGAATAGCAGTAGAAGCTCGCGCGGATTTGCTTGTTTACGGAACGGTTGAGCAATCCATCCTTAAAGCAGGAGGCAGGCTGATTGCTTGTCAAAACGTTGTAAATAGCCAATTATCCGCCGGGGAACGGAATCAAAAAATCATTGAAATCATCAATCATTTAAGAAAGCTTTCAACCGAATTAAAAGCATTTATAGCAGCTGTCGAGCAAATTTATCAGTCACCGGTATTTAAAACTTCTGATATCAATAAAATGGGGCTTAGTTCTATGATCCGCATATTGCTTGAGAAGAAATTTAAGCATTTACCGCCGTTAATTAAAAAGATCACCGGGCTGGTTTTCGTTGCGGATCAAATGCAAATATTGGACCCTGAATTGAAAGAAATTAATGCCTCTTTGGTAAATGGATTTATCCAGTTGGCGCCAATGCAATTTCAAACACCAGACGACATTTCCAAATTGGTGGTAAGAATAGATGCGGCAAGTGATCCTGCTGCAGAAATGCATGAAACAAATGGACAAATTATGCTCCCCTATGCGCTGAATAGCAAGATTCAATGCAATGGTGATGTGATCGTTGCCGGAACGGGATGTATTCACTCTCAAATTCATGCCAGAGGAAAAGTAGTAGTCAAAGGCCTCCTAAGAGGAGGAGAGGTTCATGCCGACAAGGGGGCAGAGATCCATGAAGCGGGAACTCGAGGAGGAGAGATTACTTTTATCCGGGTTCCACAAGATCAATCCATCAAAATAAATAAAGTTATCGAAGGAACCAGAATTCAAATTGGCAATGTTCTGTACCAATTTGAGCAATCCGAACAAAATGTATTTGCCAGAGTGTCGAAGGAAGGAAAATTACTGCTGTCCTAG
- a CDS encoding PP2C family protein-serine/threonine phosphatase: MLKREINLARNIQTKLLNAEIPKLVESELTGTSIPARLIGGDYFDFYPLTDGRIRMVIGDVMGKGIPAAMLMILTRGAFRSAAQSTGGPGDTLTAMNNALYKDFRALRSFVTVLCADWDPKQGTLTFANAGHPLPLLLGGNQVSELPKVSGVMLGGLPNQIYEEKQVRLAPNQYVLFYTDGIIEAQNQAGEQFTRERLKKILLENEGKSVQQLEQAVVQSVYQFSNGMNQKDDITMVLLRI; this comes from the coding sequence ATGTTGAAAAGAGAAATTAATTTAGCGAGAAATATCCAAACTAAGCTTCTAAATGCCGAAATTCCGAAGCTGGTCGAAAGCGAATTGACCGGTACCTCCATCCCAGCGAGATTGATTGGCGGGGATTATTTCGACTTCTATCCATTGACCGATGGGAGAATTCGAATGGTGATTGGAGATGTGATGGGGAAGGGAATTCCTGCTGCGATGTTAATGATTTTAACAAGGGGAGCCTTCAGGAGTGCCGCCCAAAGTACTGGCGGACCAGGGGATACGTTAACAGCCATGAACAATGCTTTATACAAAGATTTCCGTGCTTTACGATCATTTGTCACTGTACTTTGTGCCGATTGGGACCCAAAACAAGGGACGTTGACGTTTGCTAATGCTGGTCATCCTCTTCCGCTTCTCTTAGGAGGGAATCAAGTATCAGAGCTTCCGAAAGTCAGCGGGGTGATGCTTGGCGGCCTGCCTAATCAAATTTACGAAGAGAAACAGGTCCGTTTAGCGCCAAATCAGTATGTTTTATTTTATACAGATGGGATTATAGAGGCACAGAATCAAGCGGGAGAACAGTTTACCCGTGAACGCCTTAAGAAGATTTTGCTCGAAAATGAAGGGAAAAGCGTCCAGCAATTGGAGCAGGCGGTGGTTCAGTCAGTTTATCAATTTTCAAATGGAATGAACCAAAAAGATGATATAACGATGGTTCTGCTCCGGATTTGA
- a CDS encoding STAS domain-containing protein produces the protein MELLLDIQSNQKQVVIRINGVMDIATMDAFHVQMEQLPATFSSLLLDFSNLEFIDSTGIGAIVELIYLSQEKNFTIMFEGMNEDIEEIFEMLGVFRILEALKKEGA, from the coding sequence TTGGAGTTACTTTTAGACATTCAGTCGAACCAAAAACAGGTTGTCATTCGAATTAATGGGGTTATGGATATTGCGACAATGGATGCTTTTCATGTTCAAATGGAACAATTACCTGCTACCTTTTCCTCCTTACTGCTGGATTTTTCAAATCTTGAATTTATTGACTCTACGGGCATTGGAGCCATCGTGGAATTAATTTATCTTTCTCAGGAAAAAAACTTCACGATTATGTTCGAGGGAATGAATGAGGATATAGAGGAAATATTTGAGATGCTTGGGGTGTTCCGGATCTTAGAGGCTTTAAAAAAGGAGGGAGCTTAG
- a CDS encoding PilZ domain-containing protein, which translates to MSIERRQFGRVDFENSIQLMILEPVPQKAELEDASFNGLKIVTELDVDLETILTCQNIELDNSIPFKARIIWKKTLENGYFQYGLQIQE; encoded by the coding sequence ATGAGTATCGAACGTCGTCAATTTGGGAGAGTAGACTTCGAAAATTCCATCCAATTGATGATTTTAGAGCCCGTTCCCCAAAAAGCAGAATTAGAAGACGCCAGTTTCAACGGATTAAAAATTGTAACAGAATTAGATGTGGATCTCGAAACTATCCTAACCTGCCAAAACATTGAATTAGATAATAGTATTCCATTTAAAGCAAGAATCATCTGGAAAAAAACTTTAGAAAACGGATATTTTCAATATGGTTTGCAAATACAAGAATAA
- a CDS encoding HD domain-containing phosphohydrolase — MRLVNWFTIILFSIGIGALLYSVTAISIHQLSIYLFVVAITVILEIFPIQLPSGDQFEAGSIGVLFVLLHFGIPYAVLAITIGLAALFIKILKKVKIPLFRLIVNVGMYTISMLAALSVWRMTQGMKMIIAVAILAFLYEVVNIALLEVIQKLTANRKLFASFKQQLRELLIPIGVYSIVIPTLLIQKTNKEIIITVLYTLFFLLIVIFFSKEYTKQLSLRNSSSKAFIQVLEGRITPSLAGHGNRVGAICEILLEDLDFPKSNRKDLIQAAIIHDIGKALLPTYIFRKRGDLTLSEEREYQRHPEKAVEIVKTMFSKSEFSDWILYHHERWDGKGFPKGLSGEQIPLGARIIAIANELDFILMRHDDAETIFKLLQEKSGTVLDPKLVEKVEFSHIEMLVEELRDLFRREELPLNDYTENQFSDDSYSSIGESYFVQVQNGQIRSPKDEISEHVLRKLAEAALEQNKPVHETIRRDNLTLDVHAQSLKNGEVTIFVHDLSPYLAFRKNLERNILESYVDVIETLSEGKIKLLSSQAKLEEQFGNWIADIPIHNTSDVSKCRELTTKALEQYPTELQSMKVQVAVSEAVTNVLKHATKGKFSVYQRDQKLQFLISDKGSGIPLHEIPKTILISGYSSKRSLGKGFKMIASFSDGVQIFTSPEGTSILIEFRLLGK, encoded by the coding sequence ATGAGATTAGTTAACTGGTTTACCATTATTCTGTTTTCCATAGGGATCGGAGCATTATTGTATTCAGTGACAGCCATATCGATCCATCAACTATCCATCTATCTTTTCGTTGTTGCGATCACGGTTATTCTCGAGATTTTCCCGATCCAATTACCTAGCGGTGACCAATTTGAAGCTGGAAGTATTGGCGTTTTGTTTGTGCTATTGCACTTTGGTATACCATATGCAGTATTGGCCATAACCATCGGTTTGGCCGCTCTTTTTATAAAAATTTTGAAAAAAGTAAAGATTCCTCTGTTTCGTCTGATTGTAAATGTCGGAATGTACACGATTTCGATGCTGGCTGCATTGTCTGTTTGGAGAATGACCCAAGGGATGAAGATGATTATAGCGGTTGCTATTTTGGCTTTCCTCTATGAAGTGGTGAATATAGCCCTGTTGGAAGTCATACAAAAATTGACAGCCAATCGAAAATTATTTGCCTCCTTTAAACAGCAATTAAGAGAGCTGTTGATTCCCATCGGTGTGTATTCTATTGTTATTCCGACCTTGCTGATCCAGAAAACGAACAAAGAGATCATCATTACCGTGTTATACACCCTATTTTTCTTGCTTATTGTCATCTTTTTTTCCAAAGAATACACAAAACAGCTTTCATTGAGGAATTCATCTTCCAAAGCTTTTATTCAAGTTCTTGAAGGCCGTATTACCCCCAGTTTGGCCGGGCATGGTAATCGGGTAGGGGCCATTTGCGAGATTCTTTTGGAAGATCTGGATTTTCCAAAAAGCAACCGAAAAGATTTAATTCAAGCTGCGATTATACATGATATTGGAAAAGCATTACTTCCCACCTATATTTTTCGAAAACGCGGGGATTTGACTTTATCCGAAGAACGAGAGTACCAAAGACATCCTGAAAAGGCTGTTGAAATCGTCAAAACGATGTTTTCGAAAAGTGAATTTTCCGATTGGATTCTATATCACCACGAGCGTTGGGATGGAAAGGGTTTCCCAAAAGGGTTATCAGGAGAACAAATTCCATTAGGGGCCCGCATTATTGCTATAGCCAATGAACTAGATTTCATTCTAATGCGTCATGATGATGCGGAAACGATTTTTAAATTACTTCAAGAAAAATCAGGGACGGTGCTGGACCCTAAATTAGTGGAAAAAGTAGAATTCAGTCATATTGAAATGCTGGTTGAGGAGCTTCGGGACCTCTTCCGCCGAGAAGAATTACCGCTAAATGATTACACAGAAAATCAATTTTCCGATGATTCTTACTCAAGTATTGGGGAATCTTACTTTGTTCAAGTCCAGAATGGCCAGATTCGATCGCCGAAGGATGAAATTTCAGAACATGTACTGCGCAAACTAGCGGAGGCCGCTTTAGAGCAGAACAAACCAGTTCATGAAACCATCCGTCGTGATAACCTCACACTGGATGTTCACGCCCAATCTTTGAAAAACGGAGAGGTTACGATATTTGTGCATGATCTGTCTCCATATCTTGCATTTAGAAAGAATTTGGAGCGCAACATTTTGGAGTCCTATGTAGACGTCATTGAAACGCTATCTGAAGGGAAAATTAAATTGCTATCTTCCCAAGCAAAGCTGGAAGAACAATTCGGGAATTGGATTGCGGATATTCCTATTCATAATACATCGGATGTCTCGAAGTGCAGGGAATTGACCACAAAAGCACTCGAGCAATATCCAACTGAATTACAGTCGATGAAAGTTCAAGTTGCAGTGTCAGAAGCCGTGACAAATGTTCTCAAACATGCAACAAAGGGGAAATTCTCCGTTTATCAACGTGATCAAAAGCTGCAATTTCTAATTTCGGATAAAGGATCGGGTATCCCGCTTCATGAAATTCCAAAAACAATCTTAATTTCCGGTTATTCCAGTAAGCGTTCGTTGGGGAAAGGTTTTAAAATGATTGCCAGCTTTTCCGATGGCGTACAAATCTTTACATCGCCAGAGGGCACTTCTATATTAATTGAATTCAGATTATTGGGAAAATAA
- a CDS encoding DUF5317 family protein, translating to MVFFVIIAFLIAFFLKRNPFQFVRNISFKWPLIILLSFGAQIVLSFVTLETREKIVWVFVLTFIGVIFGLYINRRIPGVKWICIGAALNLIALLLNGGTMPVSKKALQLTGQAGVSFATDARHHLMGDSVYWILGDWIPVIRYALSPGDILAGIGIAILIIKHSEKRSDQDEGK from the coding sequence ATGGTATTTTTCGTTATTATTGCTTTTCTCATCGCGTTTTTCCTAAAACGAAATCCGTTTCAATTTGTTCGAAATATTTCATTTAAATGGCCTCTTATTATTCTGTTAAGTTTTGGGGCACAGATTGTTTTATCGTTTGTTACGTTGGAAACAAGGGAAAAAATAGTATGGGTTTTCGTTTTAACGTTTATCGGCGTTATTTTCGGGCTGTATATCAATAGAAGGATTCCCGGTGTGAAGTGGATTTGTATAGGAGCAGCCTTGAATTTAATTGCGCTGCTTTTAAATGGAGGAACAATGCCGGTTTCTAAAAAAGCTCTCCAGCTGACAGGACAGGCAGGTGTTTCGTTTGCCACCGATGCCCGTCATCACCTAATGGGTGACTCCGTGTATTGGATTCTTGGAGATTGGATTCCGGTGATCAGGTATGCACTAAGTCCTGGGGATATTTTGGCGGGAATAGGGATTGCTATACTTATTATCAAACACTCTGAAAAACGAAGCGATCAGGATGAGGGCAAATGA
- a CDS encoding GerAB/ArcD/ProY family transporter, giving the protein MYKISSYQLFVITFIFQLGTTVIFGFGAAADRDAWLAQLLSMCLGLLVILLYTTLMRMNPGLTLVQWFPAQFGRWIGVPIAFLYPLLFLYHVGRILGDVRDMVSTTILFNTPYLVIEGVFIIIIAYCAFGGIEIIGRLGEIIFPLVLLMFCIQVILLFSSGVMHINNLRPVLKDGWAPIWKVAFPGGMTQPFAESIVLSMFWTDTKHPEKVMKVTVLATIFSGLMIAFWDIQCISVFGGLFSHFLYPLYTLLGMISIGNFIENLQIFGVLYFFSTAFLKSTLTILSASKGFQQLTGMKNYRVLTIPASVIALILGMTMSKNISEHIYLHFLKIVLPYVWIPLLLVVPAILLIVTWFRQKVFKK; this is encoded by the coding sequence ATGTATAAAATTTCATCCTATCAATTGTTCGTCATTACATTTATCTTCCAATTAGGAACTACTGTTATATTTGGCTTTGGAGCTGCTGCCGATCGGGATGCGTGGCTAGCCCAACTTTTATCCATGTGCCTAGGTCTTCTCGTCATCCTGTTATACACCACCTTAATGCGGATGAACCCAGGGTTAACGCTGGTTCAGTGGTTTCCCGCCCAGTTTGGACGATGGATCGGGGTGCCAATTGCTTTTTTATACCCTCTATTGTTTTTATATCATGTAGGCAGGATTCTCGGGGATGTTAGGGATATGGTTTCAACAACCATTTTATTCAATACCCCCTATCTAGTTATTGAAGGTGTCTTTATCATCATTATTGCCTATTGCGCATTTGGAGGAATTGAGATCATTGGTCGACTGGGTGAAATCATCTTCCCCTTGGTTTTATTAATGTTTTGTATTCAGGTGATCCTTCTTTTTAGTTCTGGTGTTATGCATATCAATAATTTACGTCCTGTTTTAAAAGACGGATGGGCTCCTATTTGGAAGGTTGCATTTCCCGGAGGCATGACTCAGCCATTTGCAGAATCAATCGTACTTTCCATGTTCTGGACAGATACAAAGCACCCTGAAAAAGTCATGAAGGTTACAGTTCTAGCCACTATATTTTCCGGATTAATGATAGCATTTTGGGATATACAGTGCATTTCCGTTTTTGGCGGTCTGTTTTCACATTTTCTATATCCTTTATATACATTATTAGGAATGATCAGCATTGGGAATTTCATCGAAAACTTGCAAATCTTTGGTGTTTTATACTTTTTTTCGACCGCATTCTTAAAAAGTACACTTACTATTCTTTCTGCTTCAAAAGGATTCCAACAGTTGACAGGTATGAAAAATTATCGTGTACTCACCATTCCAGCATCCGTTATAGCATTGATTCTGGGCATGACCATGTCAAAAAATATATCTGAGCACATTTATTTACATTTTTTAAAAATCGTTCTCCCGTATGTGTGGATTCCATTGCTTTTAGTAGTACCAGCCATTTTACTTATTGTTACATGGTTTCGGCAAAAGGTGTTCAAAAAATAA
- a CDS encoding Ger(x)C family spore germination protein — protein MNQKLTVYFMLILLPFFLSGCWDSMELNDRAIELAWGIDAAKGKKIQISTQVIIPSKIGWGQGNSGGGGQGKNYFVETGIGNDTLEAVEKMQTKLSRKIFRGQRRVIVVGEKLARKGIKNILDTYTRDPSINLLTDIFVIKGGTARNFLETSYPLESIPAVGALKEYNQIGALKQVGFLQFLLSASSEGSCPTIPTLLFSPSASSAEGQKQEEKGFRIAGSGIFNKELKLIGFLNLEEGKVLRWVTGNLDFLTITSRVPREKGYISLDVNKVDSKIQPLVQGNKVKFLVKLTGQGSIRENNTSLDLTDVKNIAIVQQALDTQAEKMVLRTIRKVQKEYGTDIFGFSDAIQQKDLRQWKSLKKNWDQEFSEAEISVKANLLVRKIGVTGQSLIK, from the coding sequence ATGAATCAGAAATTAACCGTCTATTTCATGCTTATTTTATTACCATTCTTCCTTTCTGGATGTTGGGATAGTATGGAGTTAAACGACCGTGCGATTGAACTTGCATGGGGAATTGACGCCGCAAAGGGCAAGAAGATTCAGATCAGTACACAGGTTATTATCCCATCCAAGATCGGATGGGGACAAGGAAATAGCGGCGGTGGTGGGCAAGGGAAAAACTATTTTGTCGAAACAGGTATTGGCAATGATACGCTTGAAGCTGTTGAGAAAATGCAAACAAAGCTTTCTCGTAAAATATTTCGCGGGCAGCGGCGTGTCATTGTAGTTGGGGAGAAACTGGCTAGAAAAGGAATCAAAAATATATTAGATACCTACACACGAGATCCCAGCATCAATTTACTAACTGATATTTTTGTTATTAAGGGAGGTACCGCCAGGAACTTCCTTGAGACATCTTATCCTCTAGAGAGTATACCAGCCGTAGGAGCTTTAAAAGAATATAACCAGATTGGGGCACTAAAACAAGTAGGATTTTTACAATTTTTACTTTCTGCATCCAGTGAAGGGAGCTGTCCAACGATCCCCACCCTTTTATTTAGCCCCTCCGCTTCTTCAGCAGAAGGACAGAAACAGGAAGAGAAAGGGTTTCGAATTGCGGGGTCCGGAATATTTAACAAAGAATTGAAATTAATTGGATTCTTAAATTTGGAAGAAGGTAAAGTCCTTCGCTGGGTGACAGGGAACCTGGATTTTCTAACGATCACTTCACGTGTACCAAGAGAAAAAGGGTACATCAGTTTGGATGTAAACAAAGTAGATAGTAAGATTCAGCCCCTCGTTCAAGGGAACAAGGTAAAATTTCTAGTTAAACTAACGGGGCAAGGATCAATACGTGAAAACAACACAAGTTTAGACCTTACGGATGTTAAAAATATAGCGATTGTTCAACAAGCATTGGATACACAAGCTGAAAAGATGGTTCTCAGGACTATTAGAAAAGTGCAAAAAGAGTATGGTACAGATATCTTTGGTTTTAGTGATGCCATTCAACAAAAAGATCTTCGGCAATGGAAGTCCTTAAAGAAAAATTGGGATCAAGAGTTTTCAGAAGCTGAGATTTCTGTAAAAGCAAACTTGTTAGTTCGGAAGATTGGCGTAACAGGTCAATCGTTAATTAAATGA